A window from Garra rufa chromosome 14, GarRuf1.0, whole genome shotgun sequence encodes these proteins:
- the LOC141284561 gene encoding olfactory receptor 52E8-like — translation MSSVSQSFSENNSIVHPEYFFITGLSGIPYSTYYYIFLFFIYIIAVIENSVVLFIIAVDRNLHSPKYIGMFYLALADFGETNALVPNIMKIFVFDSQYISFNACLANMFFVHFFSTMQSLTLVVLSYDRFIAICLPLRYHAIVNNTVMSVVFVVLWTFNGGVIAFVVSSITQLSFCKSNAVPSYFCDHGPVFMLACNDVSINAFMARLCTALYVVAPLLIIILSYLGIFLALSKITTWEGRLKALKTCVSHLLLVGSFFLPITCIYTASFMVSLTLNARVISTSLAYAVPPMLNPIIYVLNTSEIKDLIRKYLKKRLTQIESVSN, via the coding sequence ATGAGTTCTGTAAGTCAAAGCTTTTCTGAGAATAACTCCATTGTTCATCCTGAATACTTTTTCATCACTGGACTTTCAGGTATACCCTACAGCACTTATTactatattttcttattttttatttatattattgctGTAATTGAGAACTCTGTAGTTCTGTTTATAATAGCTGTTGACCGGAACCTGCACAGTCCAAAGTACATTGGTATGTTTTACTTGGCCTTGGCTGACTTTGGTGAAACTAATGCACTTGTTCCTAACATAATGAAGATTTTTGTGTTTGACTCGCAGTACATCTCTTTCAATGCTTGTTTGGCAAACATGTTTTTTGTTCACTTCTTTAGTACTATGCAGAGCCTCACTCTTGTTGTTCTGTCATATGATCGCTTCATTGCAATTTGTTTGCCATTAAGATACCATGCCATAGTGAACAATACTGTCATGTCTGTTGTGTTTGTAGTATTATGGACATTTAACGGTGGTGTGATTGCCTTTGTGGTGTCTTCAATCACGCAACTTTCATTCTGTAAATCCAATGCTGTACCTAGTTATTTTTGTGATCATGGACCAGTATTTATGTTGGCATGTAATGATGTTAGCATTAATGCTTTCATGGCAAGACTCTGTACAGCTTTATATGTTGTAGCACCATTGCTCATTATAATTCTGTCATATCTAGGAATTTTTCTTGCCTTAAGTAAAATAACAACTTGGGAAGGACGTTTAAAAGCACTGAAGACCTGTGTTTCTCACCTGTTGTTAGTGGGATCATTTTTTCTACCCATAACCTGCATATACACAGCTTCATTCATGGTTTCTCTTACTCTCAATGCAAGGGTTATCAGCACATCTCTGGCATATGCTGTTCCACCAATGCTAAATCccataatttatgttttaaatacatcTGAAATCAAAGACTTAATTCGAAAATACCTTAAAAAGAGATTAACACAAATTGAGAGTGTTTCAAACTAA
- the LOC141285151 gene encoding olfactory receptor 1500-like yields the protein MSSFNASFSQNIVIVHPEYFFIIGLTDVSYSTNYYIFLFFIYIIAVIGNSIVLLIIPLERRLHSPKYIGVFNLALADMGGTNALIPNMMKTFFFDSQYISYNACLASMFFMYLFSTMQSVCLVVLAFDRSIAICLPLRYHGLMNNTVMSVVLLVLWVFNSCLIALMVSSITRLSFCESNKISSLFCDHGPVFRLACNDNSMNKFITNLIANLFIIAPLLIIIVSYLGIFLALVKITTWEARLKALKTCISHLLLVGSFFLPIICIYITTSTTSLSSNARIIMTSLAYVAPPMLNPIIYVLNTAEIKYVIQNVCKNRHLLIRKKINQ from the coding sequence ATGAGTTCTTTTAAtgcaagtttttctcagaatATTGTCATTGTTCATCCTGAATACTTTTTTATCATTGGACTCACAGATGTATCATACAGCACGAACTACTATATTTtcctgttttttatttatattattgctGTAATTGGGAACTCTATAGTGCTTCTCATTATTCCTCTTGAACGAAGGTTGCACAGTCCAAAGTACATTGGTGTCTTTAATTTGGCCTTGGCTGATATGGGTGGAACTAATGCACTGATTCCTAACATGATGAAGACTTTCTTTTTTGACTCACAGTACATCTCCTACAATGCTTGTTTGGCCAGCATGTTTTTTATGTACCTCTTTAGTACTATGCAAAGTGTCTGTCTTGTTGTTCTGGCATTTGATCGCTCCATTGCAATTTGCTTGCCATTAAGATACCATGGCCTAATGAATAATACTGTCATGTCTGTAGTGTTGTTAGTATTATGGGTCTTTAACAGTTGTCTGATTGCGTTAATGGTGTCTTCCATTACCCGACTGTCATTTTGTGAATCCAACAAGATATCAAGTCTTTTTTGTGATCATGGACCAGTGTTTAGATTAGCATGCAATGACAATAGCATGAATAAGTTTATAACAAACCTCATTGCAAATTTGTTCATTATAGCACCATTGCTCATTATAATCGTGTCATATCTGGGCATTTTTCTTGCTTTAGTCAAAATTACAACTTGGGAAGCACGTTTAAAAGCACTGAAGACCTGTATTTCTCACCTGTTGTTAGTGGGATCCTTTTTTCTTCCCATAATATGCATTTACATTACTACATCAACTACTTCTCTCTCTTCAAACGCAAGGATCATCATGACATCTCTGGCATATGTTGCTCCACCAATGCTAAATCCTAtcatttatgttttaaacacaGCTGAAATTAAATATGTAATTCAAAATGTGTGTAAAAACAGACATTTGCTAATTAGAAAGAAAATTAatcaataa